A genomic window from Salvelinus sp. IW2-2015 linkage group LG13, ASM291031v2, whole genome shotgun sequence includes:
- the LOC111971650 gene encoding hyaluronidase-4: MLMVPIGSGQPHHAVPVACALTCSWLLLLFHAAFSQKPAKLPLVGRKPFIAAWNAPLDLCTVKYNVHTNLEQLFHISGSPRAVHTGQNVTIFYANRLGLYPFYTDHSIPINGGLPQNCNINDHLLKAYRDINHFIPSEDFAGLAVIDWEYWRPQWSRNWHKKDIYRQKSRELITQAYVNVTSSQIEELASKRFERSARAFMQKTVQLGTFLRPNGLWGFYLYPDCHNYNLHEHNYTGSCPLLESLRNDELLWLWNSSTALFPSVAIRKSQTDSVSNLHFSQFRVLESLRIAGLTSHSYDLPTFVYTRLGYRDEAMAFLTTKDLIHTIGESAALGAAGFVIWGDLNLTSSRHNCTKVKSFLNQRLGQYITNVTRAAEVCSDFLCQSNGRCVRRDLHAPYYLHLSGDSYHIQPSGEGDFVVTGWHSQHELQLLAERFRCHCYEGHTGEKCDSLNKVVEEEEDEEGGEGEEEQRESAASRTGNTLSLVVLLLLLNLYP; this comes from the exons ATGCTCATGGTGCCCATCGGAAGTGGCCAACCTCACCACGCCGTGCCCGTGGCCTGCGCCCTCACCTGTTCCTGGCTCCTGCTGCTCTTTCATGCCGCCTTCAGCCAGAAGCCTGCCAAACTGCCCCTGGTGGGCCGCAAGCCCTTCATCGCTGCCTGGAACGCACCGCTGGACCTGTGCACTGTCAAGTACAATGTCCACACCAACCTGGAGCAACTCTTCCACATTAGTGGCAGTCCGCGGGCCGTCCACACTGGCCAGAATGTTACCATTTTCTACGCCAATCGGCTGGGCCTCTACCCTTTCTACACGGACCACAGCATCCCTATCAATGGAGGCCTGCCCCAAAACTGCAACATCAATGACCATCTCCTCAAGGCCTACAGGGATATCAACCATTTTATCCCCTCTGAGGACTTTGCCGGTCTGGCGGTCATTGACTGGGAGTACTGGCGCCCACAGTGGAGCCGCAACTGGCACAAGAAAGACATTTACCGGCAAAAGTCCCGTGAGCTGATCACACAGGCCTATGTCAACGTGACTTCATCACAAATCGAAGAGCTGGCGAGCAAACGCTTTGAGAGGAGTGCCCGTGCGTTCATGCAGAAGACTGTCCAGCTAGGGACGTTCCTTCGCCCCAACGGACTCTGGGGCTTCTACCTCTATCCGGACTGCCACAACTACAACCTGCATGAGCACAACTACACAGGCTCCTGCCCTCTGCTGGAAAGCCTGCGTAATGACGAACTGCTCTGGTTGTGGAACAGCAGCACAGCACTGTTTCCCTCAGTGGCTATCAGGAAGAGCCAAACAGACAGTGTAAGCAACCTCCATTTCTCCCAGTTCAGGGTGCTGGAGTCTCTGAGGATAGCTGGGCTCACCTCACACAGCTATGATCTGCCCACGTTCGTGTACACACGCCTGGGCTACAGAGACGAGGCAATGGCCTTCCTCACAACG AAAGACTTGATCCACACCATTGGGGAGAGTGCTGCTCTTGGTGCTGCTGGTTTTGTGATCTGGGGAGACCTCAACCTCACCTCATCCAGA cacaaCTGCACAAAGGTGAAGTCCTTCCTGAACCAGCGCCTGGGTCAGTACATCACCAATGTGACACGGGCTGCAGAGGTCTGCAGTGACTTCCTGTGCCAGAGCAACGGCCGCTGTGTCCGCAGGGACCTCCACGCCCCGTACTACCTCCACCTGAGCGGAGACAGCTACCACATCCAGCCCTCAGGGGAAGGGGACTTTGTGGTCACTGGCTGGCACTCGCAGCACGAGCTCCAACTACTGGCCGAGAGGTTCCGCTGTCACTGCTATGAGGGACACACCGGGGAGAAGTGTGACAGCCTGAACAAGgtggtggaagaagaggaggatgaggaggggggagagggggaggaggagcagagggaaagtGCGGCTTCACGAACTGGGAACACCCTTAGCTTGGTGGTGTTGCTCCTCCTATTGAACTTATATCCTTAG